The following are encoded together in the Actinomycetota bacterium genome:
- a CDS encoding corrinoid protein: MSEIMDKLKEAIFSYNGQLARQTAAEAIQQGMDPAKILEGMTEAIRKIGDGFESGELFLPELVGAASAMSEAISVVEEEIEKSGTKMDKVSTIVLGTVKGDIHDIGKSMVKAFLVAENFRVIDLGVDVAPEKFIEAIEKYDPDILALSALLTTTVTEQRRVIEILKEKGLRDKVKVIIGGAATNQEFADEIGADGYESTAPRAPRLCKSLMGKE, translated from the coding sequence ATGTCAGAAATCATGGATAAGCTAAAGGAAGCAATATTTAGCTATAATGGCCAGCTTGCACGACAAACAGCTGCTGAAGCCATTCAGCAAGGGATGGATCCAGCCAAGATTCTAGAAGGCATGACCGAAGCCATCCGCAAGATTGGAGATGGGTTTGAAAGCGGTGAATTGTTCCTTCCGGAACTGGTAGGTGCAGCCAGTGCCATGTCAGAGGCTATATCAGTAGTAGAGGAAGAAATAGAAAAATCAGGCACCAAAATGGATAAAGTAAGCACCATTGTGCTGGGCACGGTTAAAGGTGATATCCACGATATAGGAAAATCGATGGTAAAGGCGTTCCTGGTAGCTGAAAATTTTAGGGTAATTGATTTAGGAGTAGACGTAGCTCCCGAAAAATTTATTGAGGCCATTGAAAAATATGATCCCGATATTTTAGCCTTGTCCGCCCTGCTGACCACCACTGTCACTGAACAGAGGAGGGTAATAGAAATCCTTAAGGAAAAAGGGCTCAGGGATAAAGTCAAGGTAATCATAGGGGGAGCAGCCACCAACCAGGAATTCGCTGATGAAATAGGGGCGGACGGTTATGAAAGCACTGCCCCCAGAGCACCCAGATTATGTAAAAGTTTAATGGGAAAGGAGTGA